The Flavobacterium piscisymbiosum genome includes a region encoding these proteins:
- a CDS encoding type B 50S ribosomal protein L31: MKKGIHPENYRLVAFKDMSNDEVFITKSTADTKETIEVDGVEYPVVKMEISRTSHPFYTGKSKLIDTAGRIDKFKTKYAKHVKN, from the coding sequence ATGAAAAAAGGAATTCACCCAGAAAATTACAGATTAGTTGCATTTAAAGACATGTCAAATGACGAAGTTTTTATCACTAAATCTACTGCAGATACAAAAGAAACAATTGAAGTTGACGGAGTTGAGTATCCAGTTGTAAAAATGGAGATTTCTAGAACATCTCACCCTTTTTATACTGGTAAATCTAAACTTATCGATACTGCAGGACGTATTGATAAATTCAAAACTAAATATGCAAAACACGTTAAAAACTAA
- a CDS encoding DUF4199 domain-containing protein: MEKNTSPAKSSVIYGVLFGVIMVLEFVIMYVIGMKSLVNSSAGSIVNIANYLILPILFIYIGCNNYKKNINNGFISFSECLKIGISITFVAAFVYATFSVIFNFIFPEFINEMIDISKEGMLAKNPQMAAKEMEMGITMIKKFMNPFIVFPVTLVMYSFFGLLYSSLIGAIIKNNNPQSL; the protein is encoded by the coding sequence ATGGAAAAAAATACTTCTCCTGCTAAATCATCAGTTATATATGGTGTTTTGTTTGGTGTTATCATGGTTTTAGAATTCGTTATTATGTACGTAATTGGCATGAAATCACTAGTAAATTCTAGTGCCGGCTCAATTGTAAACATAGCAAACTATCTTATACTACCAATCCTGTTTATATATATAGGTTGTAATAATTATAAGAAAAACATCAATAACGGTTTCATTTCTTTTAGTGAATGCTTAAAAATTGGAATTTCGATCACTTTTGTTGCTGCTTTTGTCTATGCGACTTTCAGTGTTATTTTTAATTTCATTTTCCCGGAGTTCATAAACGAAATGATCGACATTTCGAAAGAAGGAATGCTGGCTAAGAATCCTCAAATGGCAGCCAAAGAAATGGAGATGGGAATCACGATGATAAAAAAATTCATGAACCCGTTTATTGTTTTTCCTGTAACGCTTGTTATGTACTCATTTTTTGGGTTATTGTATTCATCGCTTATAGGGGCAATTATAAAGAATAACAATCCTCAAAGTTTATAA
- a CDS encoding glycosyltransferase family 2 protein, producing MNLSILIPLLNEEESLKELYSWIIKVMQSNNYSYEIIFVDDGSTDDSWNIIESFSNENPNVKGIRFMKNFGKSQALHAGFAKAQGDVIITMDADLQDSPDEIPGLYEMITAQKFDLVSGWKKKRYDSVVAKNLPSKLFNWAARKTSGVELNDFNCGLKAYKNTVVKNIEVSGEMHRYIPVLAKNAGFNKIGEKVVIHQARKYGETKFGMERFINGFLDLITIWFLSRFGKRPMHLFGAMGSVMFIIGFLSAAYIGISKLYHMYNGMKYSLVTSNPWFFIALTTMILGTQLFLAGFLGEIILRTKNNEARYKVAREVNF from the coding sequence ATGAATTTATCTATACTTATACCGCTTCTTAATGAAGAGGAATCACTAAAAGAACTCTACTCGTGGATTATTAAAGTGATGCAATCTAATAATTACTCTTATGAAATCATTTTTGTAGATGATGGAAGTACAGATGATTCTTGGAATATTATCGAAAGTTTTTCTAACGAAAACCCTAATGTAAAAGGAATTCGTTTCATGAAGAACTTTGGAAAATCACAGGCACTGCATGCTGGTTTTGCAAAAGCACAAGGAGACGTTATTATTACTATGGATGCCGATTTGCAGGATAGTCCGGATGAGATTCCGGGATTGTACGAAATGATCACGGCTCAGAAATTTGATTTGGTTTCGGGATGGAAAAAGAAACGTTACGACTCTGTTGTAGCAAAAAATCTTCCGTCTAAACTTTTTAACTGGGCGGCCAGAAAAACTTCGGGAGTTGAATTGAATGATTTCAATTGCGGATTAAAAGCTTACAAAAATACGGTGGTAAAAAACATTGAAGTTTCGGGCGAAATGCACCGATATATTCCTGTTTTGGCCAAAAATGCCGGTTTTAATAAAATTGGCGAAAAAGTGGTGATTCACCAGGCTCGTAAATACGGCGAAACCAAATTTGGAATGGAGCGTTTTATAAACGGTTTCCTGGATTTAATTACAATTTGGTTCTTGTCAAGATTCGGAAAAAGACCTATGCACTTATTTGGCGCAATGGGTTCGGTAATGTTTATTATCGGTTTTTTATCTGCCGCATATATTGGTATTTCTAAATTATACCATATGTATAACGGAATGAAATATAGCCTGGTAACAAGCAATCCCTGGTTTTTTATTGCTTTAACAACTATGATTTTAGGAACTCAATTGTTTCTTGCAGGTTTTCTTGGAGAAATTATTTTGAGAACTAAAAACAACGAAGCGCGTTACAAAGTAGCCCGAGAGGTTAATTTTTAA
- a CDS encoding phospho-sugar mutase, translating to MNIAPNILNAVNEWLTPTFDNDTQAAVKELMTTSPKELEESFYKNLEFGTGGMRGVMGVGNNRINKYTLGKNTQGLSDYLHEVFPNQPLKVVIAYDCRHNSNTLAKVVADVFSANGIHVYLFSDLRPTPELSFALKHLGCQCGIVLTASHNPPEYNGYKVYWEDGGQIVPPQDAAIINVIENLSYDKIKFNANESLIEYIDTEIDKAFIKSSIDNASFNTPAEAKDNLHVVFTSLHGTSIKSIPDTLAQAGYKNVHIVPEQAIPDGDFPTVKSPNPEEPEALTMALALADKTNSDIVVGTDPDCDRLGVAVRNNDGKMILLNGNQTMILMTSFLLKQWKKAGKINGKQFVGSTIVSTPMMMELATSYGVECKVGLTGFKWIAKMIKDFPELEFIGGGEESFGFMVGDAVRDKDAVAATLLICEVAAQAKAAGSSVYNELLQLYVENGFYKEYLVSLTKKGMEGLQEINQMMIDLRQNPLKEISGQRVIMVEDYQSSIALNLLSGEESTMDIPKSNVLIYYTEDGSKICARPSGTEPKIKFYISVNAELDSVSNFDAAESYLDEKIQNIIAGMQLK from the coding sequence ATGAATATAGCACCTAATATCCTGAATGCTGTAAACGAATGGTTAACACCTACATTTGACAACGATACACAAGCTGCGGTTAAAGAATTAATGACTACGTCGCCAAAGGAACTTGAGGAAAGTTTTTATAAAAATCTTGAATTTGGAACTGGCGGAATGCGTGGTGTTATGGGCGTTGGAAACAACAGAATCAACAAATATACGCTTGGAAAAAATACTCAGGGTTTATCTGATTATTTACACGAAGTTTTTCCAAACCAGCCTTTAAAAGTGGTTATTGCTTATGATTGTCGTCATAATAGTAATACTTTGGCTAAAGTTGTGGCTGATGTTTTCTCGGCAAACGGAATTCACGTTTATTTATTCTCTGACTTACGACCAACTCCTGAATTATCATTTGCACTTAAACATTTAGGCTGCCAATGCGGAATCGTACTTACGGCTTCTCATAATCCGCCGGAATACAACGGATACAAAGTATATTGGGAAGATGGCGGGCAGATTGTTCCTCCTCAGGATGCTGCAATTATTAATGTAATCGAAAATTTAAGCTACGATAAAATTAAATTCAATGCTAACGAAAGTCTGATTGAATATATTGATACTGAAATTGACAAAGCATTTATAAAATCATCTATCGACAACGCAAGTTTTAATACTCCGGCTGAAGCCAAAGATAATTTACATGTTGTCTTTACTTCATTGCACGGAACTTCTATAAAATCTATTCCGGATACTTTAGCTCAAGCGGGGTATAAAAACGTTCATATTGTACCGGAACAAGCAATTCCTGACGGAGATTTCCCAACGGTTAAATCTCCAAATCCTGAAGAGCCTGAGGCTTTGACTATGGCTTTGGCTTTGGCCGATAAAACCAATTCTGATATTGTTGTAGGAACAGATCCTGATTGCGACCGTCTTGGTGTTGCGGTGAGAAACAACGATGGCAAAATGATTTTGCTTAACGGAAATCAGACGATGATTTTAATGACCTCTTTCTTATTGAAACAATGGAAAAAAGCAGGTAAAATAAACGGTAAACAATTTGTAGGTTCTACAATTGTTTCGACTCCGATGATGATGGAACTGGCTACAAGTTATGGCGTTGAATGTAAAGTTGGCTTGACCGGTTTTAAATGGATTGCCAAAATGATCAAAGATTTTCCGGAACTTGAATTTATTGGCGGTGGTGAAGAAAGCTTTGGTTTTATGGTGGGTGACGCCGTGAGAGATAAAGATGCTGTTGCAGCTACTTTATTAATATGCGAAGTTGCGGCTCAGGCAAAAGCGGCAGGAAGCAGCGTTTACAATGAACTTTTACAACTTTATGTAGAAAATGGTTTCTATAAAGAATACCTGGTTTCATTAACCAAAAAAGGTATGGAAGGCTTACAGGAAATTAATCAAATGATGATTGATTTGCGCCAAAATCCTTTGAAAGAAATCAGCGGACAAAGAGTAATTATGGTCGAAGATTATCAATCATCGATTGCTTTGAATTTATTGTCTGGCGAAGAATCTACAATGGATATTCCGAAATCGAATGTATTGATTTATTATACAGAAGATGGTTCTAAAATTTGTGCAAGACCAAGTGGAACTGAGCCTAAAATTAAATTCTACATTAGTGTTAATGCAGAATTAGATTCGGTTTCTAATTTTGATGCTGCGGAAAGTTATTTAGACGAAAAAATACAAAACATCATTGCAGGAATGCAATTGAAATAA
- a CDS encoding ABC transporter ATP-binding protein, whose amino-acid sequence MSNIKKIIPFIYPYKKYAFLNIFFNVLYALFSTLSFVALIPMLQVLFDKNKQITVKPVYQGILKIQDYGQDYLSYYITTTKGTHESGYVLSIMVAIIISIFLLKNLADYAAMFFITFLRNGVLRDMRNAMYKKTLELPLAFYSEKRKGDVISRISADVNEVQNSFLAILELIVKEPLTIIFTITTMLIISPKLTLFVFIFIPVSGYIISLIGKQLKKQSTKAQQEQGTFLSTIEETIGGLKVVKGYNSENYFNNVFQNSTERFFNLSNSIGNRQNLASPASEFMGITVIAILLWYGGQMVLIDKSLDGAAFIAYMGLAYNILTPAKAISKASYGVKRGNAAAERVLEILDQENPITSKPDAIVKTSFDDSIEVKNINFKYQDETVLKDFSLSIKKGQTVALVGQSGSGKSTIANLMTRFYDVNDGTISIDGINIKDMNLQSLRGLMGLVTQDSILFNDTIKANISLGKLDATDDEIIEALKIANAFEFVNELPLGIYTNIGDSGNKLSGGQKQRLSIARAVLKNPPIMILDEATSALDTESEKFVQVALENMMQNRTSIVIAHRLSTIQKADLIVVMQKGKIVEQGTHEELITHNGTYNKLVTMQSFES is encoded by the coding sequence ATGAGTAACATAAAAAAAATAATCCCTTTTATATATCCGTATAAAAAATATGCATTCTTAAACATTTTTTTCAATGTTTTGTATGCGCTTTTTAGCACTCTTTCGTTTGTTGCTTTAATACCGATGCTTCAGGTATTATTTGATAAAAACAAGCAAATTACGGTAAAACCAGTATATCAGGGAATTTTAAAAATTCAGGACTATGGTCAGGATTATTTAAGCTATTACATTACCACCACAAAAGGCACACATGAATCCGGGTATGTTTTATCGATAATGGTCGCGATTATTATTTCGATCTTTTTACTTAAAAACTTAGCTGATTATGCCGCTATGTTTTTTATCACTTTTTTGCGAAATGGCGTTTTAAGAGACATGCGAAATGCAATGTACAAGAAAACACTTGAACTGCCTTTGGCTTTTTATTCTGAAAAAAGAAAAGGAGATGTTATTTCGAGAATTTCTGCTGATGTAAATGAGGTACAAAACTCATTTTTGGCCATTCTGGAACTTATTGTAAAAGAACCTCTGACTATCATTTTCACCATAACCACAATGTTGATTATAAGTCCTAAGCTAACACTTTTTGTTTTTATTTTTATTCCTGTTTCCGGTTATATCATTTCATTAATTGGAAAACAGCTTAAAAAACAATCTACTAAAGCGCAGCAGGAACAAGGTACTTTTTTATCGACTATAGAAGAAACAATTGGAGGCTTGAAGGTTGTAAAAGGATACAATTCTGAAAATTACTTTAACAATGTTTTTCAAAATTCTACAGAACGTTTTTTCAACTTATCAAATAGTATTGGTAATCGCCAGAACTTAGCTTCTCCTGCAAGTGAATTTATGGGAATCACTGTAATTGCTATATTATTGTGGTACGGAGGTCAAATGGTTTTAATAGACAAAAGCTTAGATGGCGCTGCTTTTATCGCCTATATGGGATTAGCTTACAACATCCTGACTCCTGCAAAAGCAATCTCTAAAGCTTCTTACGGAGTAAAAAGAGGGAATGCAGCAGCTGAACGTGTTCTTGAAATTTTAGATCAGGAAAACCCTATTACTTCTAAACCTGATGCTATTGTAAAAACATCTTTTGATGATAGTATCGAGGTTAAAAATATCAATTTTAAATATCAGGACGAAACGGTTTTAAAAGACTTTTCTCTTAGTATTAAAAAAGGTCAAACCGTAGCACTAGTTGGACAATCAGGAAGCGGAAAAAGTACTATTGCCAACTTAATGACTCGTTTTTATGATGTAAATGACGGTACTATTTCTATTGACGGAATCAACATAAAAGACATGAACTTACAATCTCTTCGTGGTTTAATGGGATTGGTTACTCAGGATAGTATTTTATTTAATGATACTATAAAAGCAAATATTTCGTTAGGAAAATTAGATGCTACAGATGATGAAATTATTGAAGCTCTAAAAATTGCGAATGCTTTTGAATTTGTAAATGAATTGCCTTTAGGAATCTACACTAACATTGGAGATAGCGGAAACAAACTTTCAGGAGGACAAAAACAGCGTTTATCGATTGCACGTGCGGTACTGAAAAACCCTCCTATTATGATTTTGGATGAAGCAACATCTGCTTTGGATACAGAGAGCGAAAAATTTGTTCAGGTGGCTTTAGAGAACATGATGCAAAACAGAACTTCGATTGTAATTGCACACCGTCTTTCGACCATTCAAAAAGCAGACCTTATAGTAGTGATGCAAAAAGGAAAAATCGTTGAGCAGGGAACGCATGAGGAATTAATTACGCACAACGGAACTTACAATAAGCTGGTAACGATGCAGTCTTTTGAATCCTAA
- a CDS encoding TonB-dependent receptor, with translation MNHNKQLFVFLFLCITCFSFAQNAHVKGVILDDRNRPVPDVNITSLGITKQSDANGFFEINVPSNKKTSLIFTHISLKMMSLTVSLKPNEVFVFNPVMSSSEEQMGEVFVSTKNRKRVQGIATVDAATIKKIPGANAGIENILKTLPGVNSNNELSTQYAVRGGNYDENLVYVNEVEVYRPFLIRSGQQEGLSFTNTDLVQNVDFSAGGFQAKFGDKLSSVLDITYRKPTQFGASLEASLLGGSISVDAVSKNKKWSAVTGVRYRNNSLLVNSQDTQTNYTPTFADIQTNVNYDISDKWQVSFLGNISQNKYLYEPLTRETKFGTIDQPMSLAVYYEGKERDQYDTYFGALKTTYKVSPSLTLKFIGSLFHTKEEEHFDILAQYRLGNVGEEGSTQVDFTRGIGSQLNHARNDLDALIANAEIKGFKEWKNDSQLEFGLKYTRESIRDRIVEWEMIDSAGFSINPPIVILPKNNQPYQPYTGPLLPYQDVRATNFNTINRISGYAQYNKKSELGSNQVWYNIGARFQSWDVSGAAVEGKNQIVFSPRAQFAIKPDWDMDMVFRLSGGLYHQPPFYRELRDLDGVVNPNVKAQESVHIVLSNDYNFKMWNRPFKWVTELYYKSLSDVNVYSIDNVRIRYVANNNAKAYAQGLDFRLNGEFVPGTESWISFGYLRTEENYADKGYIARPTDQRLKFAMLFQDYMPNIPSVKLYLNLVYNTGLPGGAPAYSDPYLYQNRLNDYRRVDVGFAKVFVDSSTKVAKAKWLKNFKELSVGVEIFNLFNNQNAITNTWVRDVYSKNQYAIPNYMTSRVFNVKLNARL, from the coding sequence TTGAACCATAATAAGCAACTATTCGTTTTTCTTTTTTTATGTATTACGTGTTTTTCATTTGCTCAAAATGCTCATGTTAAAGGTGTTATTTTAGATGATCGTAATCGTCCTGTTCCAGATGTGAATATTACCTCTTTGGGTATTACAAAACAATCTGATGCCAATGGATTTTTTGAAATCAATGTACCTTCAAATAAAAAAACTTCACTGATTTTTACTCATATTTCATTAAAAATGATGAGTCTTACGGTGAGTTTAAAACCTAATGAAGTTTTTGTTTTTAATCCCGTTATGAGCAGTTCAGAAGAGCAAATGGGGGAAGTTTTTGTTTCTACTAAAAATAGAAAACGCGTTCAGGGAATTGCTACTGTTGATGCGGCTACCATTAAGAAAATTCCGGGAGCAAACGCAGGAATCGAAAATATTCTAAAAACATTACCGGGAGTAAATTCCAACAATGAGCTCAGTACACAATATGCGGTTCGTGGTGGTAATTACGACGAAAATTTAGTGTATGTAAACGAAGTCGAAGTTTATCGTCCGTTTTTAATTCGTTCCGGACAACAAGAAGGATTGAGTTTTACCAATACCGATTTGGTTCAGAATGTTGATTTTTCGGCAGGAGGATTTCAGGCTAAATTTGGCGATAAATTATCCTCGGTTTTGGATATTACGTATAGAAAACCAACTCAGTTTGGTGCTTCGCTAGAAGCTAGTTTATTGGGCGGAAGCATTTCTGTTGATGCCGTTTCTAAAAATAAAAAATGGTCAGCGGTGACTGGTGTTCGTTATCGAAACAATAGTTTACTCGTAAATAGTCAGGATACACAAACCAATTATACACCAACTTTCGCTGATATTCAGACGAATGTAAATTATGATATTTCGGATAAGTGGCAGGTGAGTTTTTTGGGAAATATATCTCAGAATAAATATCTGTATGAACCATTAACGCGCGAAACAAAATTTGGAACAATAGATCAGCCCATGTCACTGGCGGTGTATTACGAAGGAAAAGAACGCGATCAATACGATACCTATTTTGGGGCTTTAAAAACAACTTATAAGGTTTCGCCAAGTTTAACTTTAAAATTTATCGGCTCGCTGTTTCATACAAAAGAGGAGGAGCATTTTGATATTTTGGCACAATATCGTTTAGGAAATGTGGGCGAGGAAGGGTCGACTCAAGTAGATTTTACAAGAGGAATTGGTTCGCAGCTCAATCACGCCAGAAACGATCTTGATGCGTTGATCGCAAATGCAGAAATTAAAGGGTTTAAGGAATGGAAAAATGACAGTCAGTTAGAGTTTGGTTTAAAATATACCAGAGAATCTATTCGCGACAGAATTGTAGAATGGGAAATGATCGATTCGGCTGGATTTTCTATTAATCCTCCAATTGTTATTTTGCCTAAAAATAATCAACCGTATCAACCTTATACAGGACCGCTTTTGCCTTATCAGGATGTTCGAGCTACCAATTTTAATACGATCAACAGGATTTCGGGTTACGCCCAATACAATAAAAAATCAGAACTGGGATCTAATCAGGTTTGGTATAATATAGGAGCTCGTTTCCAGAGTTGGGATGTTTCCGGTGCGGCCGTTGAAGGAAAAAATCAGATTGTTTTTAGTCCGCGTGCTCAGTTTGCCATTAAACCGGATTGGGATATGGATATGGTTTTCAGACTTTCGGGAGGATTGTATCATCAGCCGCCTTTTTACAGAGAACTTCGTGATCTGGATGGCGTTGTGAATCCGAATGTAAAAGCACAGGAATCTGTACATATTGTTTTGAGTAATGATTATAATTTCAAGATGTGGAACCGCCCTTTTAAATGGGTAACGGAATTGTATTATAAATCACTTTCTGATGTCAATGTATATTCGATCGATAATGTGAGAATTCGTTATGTCGCCAATAATAATGCAAAAGCGTACGCGCAAGGTCTTGATTTTAGGTTGAACGGAGAATTTGTTCCGGGAACTGAATCGTGGATCAGTTTTGGGTATTTAAGAACTGAAGAGAATTATGCAGATAAAGGATATATCGCCAGACCAACGGATCAGCGTTTGAAATTTGCAATGTTGTTTCAGGATTATATGCCTAATATTCCGAGTGTGAAATTATATCTTAATCTGGTTTACAATACAGGTTTGCCAGGTGGAGCTCCGGCATATTCAGATCCGTATTTGTATCAAAACCGATTGAATGATTATCGTAGAGTAGATGTTGGTTTTGCTAAAGTTTTTGTAGATAGCAGCACAAAAGTAGCTAAGGCAAAATGGTTGAAAAACTTTAAAGAATTATCTGTTGGAGTAGAGATTTTTAATCTTTTTAATAATCAAAATGCGATAACCAATACATGGGTTCGTGATGTGTACTCTAAAAATCAATACGCGATTCCGAATTATATGACTTCAAGAGTTTTTAATGTAAAGCTGAATGCAAGATTATGA
- a CDS encoding M23 family metallopeptidase, with translation MKFSLLALFFCPFIFAQTQYPKNDFRAPLDIPMQLSGNFGELRPNHFHAGFDLKTNQREGLSVHAIADGYVSRIKISTFGNGKCIYITHSNGYTSVYGHLQTPVGEILDYVKKTHYKEKAYEIEMFLKPNELPVTKGQIIGLSGNTGSSEGPHLHFEIRDSKTEFVINPMFFGFDKDIKDTKKPTLSGLYVYPLDNATVNQSKQPLLVNMTLQKDGTYLAGKVKTNGKIGFGINAVDTDDVSHNKNGVFNVSSFLNGNQNYNYQFNTYSFDEMRYINAFIDYSRYKKTSQRVQKLFMKTPFALSIVKTDSERGIISAQPNLASTYRIEVSDFYGNQNSITVPIEYDTATPLVQAEPVTSKFFIKYNKDSNFEKDNMSVFFPAGTFYEDFNMNFDVKNNRIYIHDDTVPVHSNFTITIKDSTYPESLRDKLYIGKGTSYNGTIRKGDTFTAKAKILGQYGLVLDTIAPVIKITKPVEGKWISDQKKIDFTTSDAASGIKSYNGYLNGKWVLFEYENKARRITHTFDNEFLLEGENDLKIEVIDNVGNSAIFETRFFRSQPK, from the coding sequence ATGAAATTCTCACTACTTGCCCTGTTTTTTTGCCCTTTTATTTTTGCTCAAACGCAATATCCAAAGAATGATTTCCGCGCACCGCTTGATATCCCGATGCAGCTTTCCGGTAATTTTGGAGAGTTAAGGCCCAATCATTTTCATGCAGGTTTCGATTTAAAAACAAATCAAAGAGAAGGATTAAGTGTACACGCAATTGCTGACGGATATGTTTCAAGAATAAAAATTTCGACTTTTGGAAACGGAAAATGTATTTATATTACGCATTCAAATGGGTATACTTCAGTTTATGGACATTTACAAACTCCTGTTGGTGAAATTCTGGATTATGTAAAAAAAACGCATTATAAAGAAAAAGCTTATGAAATCGAAATGTTTCTTAAGCCAAACGAATTGCCTGTTACAAAAGGGCAAATAATTGGACTTTCCGGAAATACAGGTTCATCTGAAGGGCCACATTTGCATTTTGAAATTCGCGATAGTAAAACAGAATTTGTGATCAATCCGATGTTTTTTGGATTTGATAAAGATATTAAGGATACTAAAAAACCTACGCTTTCTGGTTTGTATGTTTATCCTTTAGACAATGCAACGGTGAATCAGTCGAAACAGCCTTTGTTGGTGAATATGACGCTTCAAAAAGACGGAACTTATCTGGCAGGAAAAGTAAAAACAAACGGAAAAATTGGTTTTGGAATTAATGCTGTTGATACCGATGATGTTTCTCATAACAAAAACGGTGTTTTTAATGTTTCCAGTTTTTTAAACGGAAATCAAAATTACAATTATCAGTTTAATACCTATTCGTTTGACGAAATGCGTTACATCAATGCCTTTATTGATTATTCGCGATATAAAAAGACAAGTCAGCGTGTTCAGAAACTTTTCATGAAAACGCCTTTTGCATTAAGTATTGTTAAAACAGATTCAGAACGTGGTATAATTTCGGCTCAGCCAAATCTGGCTTCTACTTACAGAATTGAAGTTTCTGATTTTTACGGAAATCAAAATTCAATTACAGTTCCAATTGAGTATGATACCGCAACACCGCTTGTGCAGGCAGAACCTGTTACGTCAAAATTTTTTATTAAATATAATAAGGACTCCAATTTCGAGAAAGATAATATGTCGGTTTTCTTTCCTGCAGGAACTTTCTACGAAGATTTTAATATGAATTTTGATGTAAAAAATAACCGAATTTACATTCATGATGATACCGTTCCGGTACATTCAAACTTTACCATTACTATTAAGGACAGTACTTATCCTGAATCTTTGCGTGATAAATTGTATATCGGGAAAGGTACAAGTTATAACGGAACCATTAGAAAAGGGGATACTTTTACTGCAAAAGCTAAGATATTGGGCCAATACGGTTTGGTTCTCGATACAATTGCTCCAGTCATAAAAATTACAAAACCTGTTGAGGGAAAATGGATCAGCGACCAGAAAAAAATCGATTTTACAACTAGCGATGCTGCATCCGGCATAAAATCTTATAATGGATATCTGAACGGAAAATGGGTTTTATTTGAATATGAAAATAAAGCCAGAAGAATTACGCATACTTTTGATAATGAATTTTTGCTGGAAGGAGAAAACGATTTAAAAATAGAAGTGATTGATAATGTGGGTAATTCTGCTATCTTTGAAACTCGTTTTTTTAGAAGTCAACCAAAATAA
- a CDS encoding cell division protein ZapA, whose product MDGKLRIKISIADRVYPLTVEPTQEEGLRSASKKIDAMIKQFEESYAVRDKQDVLAMCALQFASQVEQKQIDNAIDGEETIERIKRLNSLLDQYLEN is encoded by the coding sequence ATGGACGGAAAGCTAAGAATTAAAATATCAATTGCAGACAGAGTTTACCCATTAACGGTAGAACCTACTCAGGAAGAAGGACTTAGGAGTGCTTCAAAAAAAATTGATGCTATGATCAAGCAATTCGAAGAAAGTTACGCGGTTCGTGACAAACAAGATGTTCTGGCTATGTGTGCCTTGCAATTTGCATCACAAGTAGAACAAAAACAAATTGATAACGCAATCGATGGCGAAGAAACCATCGAAAGAATTAAAAGATTAAATTCGCTATTAGATCAATATCTCGAAAATTAA